The DNA sequence CGTACCCAACCGGAGCCTGGAGGTCTCCCTTCTCGGTCGACCACCCGAGGCGCGTGTGCCCCGATTCTCCCAGTCTGACAATTTTTATCTCGAAGTACCAAGATCCCTCCACGACTCCTCTGGTAGCTCTAACCATCCTATAACCCTTGGCACTCCCGGCGCTCAATCTGTCGTCGCTCAATTCAACTTTCTCGGCCTTGTAGATCTTCGAGAGGCATATTTTCATGTCCGGGGTATCGTCGGACTTATCCGGGAACTTCTGGATCGGGGTGATGAGGACGGTTTCCTCTGCCGGGGCATTGTGGAGGTTATTggacttgttcttcttctttcctttgcGGGTCGACTTCGTGGCCCACACgttattgtttttcttcttcgaTTTCTTCGCGGTGGTTGCGGTTGTTGTCGGCGTCGTCGTTGGAGGGTTCGCTTCGGCCACCATCGGGACAGCATTGTTATGTTGGTGATTGGTTATTGTAGGCAGGGTAGTGAGGGATGAAAGGGGTTTCTGCTTCTTGGGAGGAGGGTCTTCGTCGTCGTCTtcgtcctcctcctcctcctcgtcgtTGTTGTTGTTGGTGGTATTGGTTGTGGTAGTCGTGTCATCGTTGTCATTTTCTTTGTCGTTGTCGTTCTCGGTGGGTACGTTGTGGGTGGATCTGGGGGATTTGTTGGTGTCAGAGGAAGCCGGATCTTCGGATTCGGAGCTAATGGGGTCTGGTTTGGAGTCGTTTTGGGGTCCAATAGCAGTGGTAGCGCTGGACGGCGGTGGCAGTTCGGTGGTGGCGAGGTCGGGATTAGGAGTTGGAGTGGGGGAGGCGAAGCGATGTACggattcttcatcttcttcgtcCTCGTCTCTGTAGGTGGCTTGGAGGGAGTCCATGGAAGGAGGGTTTAAGCTCGAAGGAAGGTTTTTCAGGACTCCGTCTCCAATCGAGAGGGTAGAGACATTTACCAACGAATGGGAAAGTCGGATGAGAGTTGGAAGATAACGTTTTCCTTTATAGGGCTCTGGGTTTTGTATACTTTGGTGTTCGTGTGGGCTTTCAGCCTTTTTAGGAATTGGGCCGAGCTTTCATGCTTCATGGTCTAAAATGCTTTTAAggtattgaatttatttattttccttcctccattaaatactatttttttaaaattcttttcattagaggtattaaataaaatatgcagaTAAAACATATAGGATTGCTACAGTTACtcttcttattaaattaattttttttccttcctccattaaaactttttcttaaaataaaaaacgggacattgaaaaatatttaaagtgatGCTACATCCACATAAACTCTCCACCAAGAATGGCAAcaactttattttttcaaattttttttaaactctttaaatattttaaaataaaaaatacaaaattattaaaaaaaatagttccttaactattaagGTAGGTTTGGAGGTAGAGAATTcacatctcaaactcaaaatt is a window from the Carya illinoinensis cultivar Pawnee chromosome 14, C.illinoinensisPawnee_v1, whole genome shotgun sequence genome containing:
- the LOC122294336 gene encoding protein TRAUCO isoform X2, whose amino-acid sequence is MDSLQATYRDEDEEDEESVHRFASPTPTPNPDLATTELPPPSSATTAIGPQNDSKPDPISSESEDPASSDTNKSPRSTHNVPTENDNDKENDNDDTTTTTNTTNNNNDEEEEEDEDDDEDPPPKKQKPLSSLTTLPTITNHQHNNAVPMVAEANPPTTTPTTTATTAKKSKKKNNNVWATKSTRKGKKKNKSNNLHNAPAEETVLITPIQKFPDKSDDTPDMKICLSKIYKAEKVELSDDRLSAGSAKGYRMVRATRGVVEGSWYFEIKIVRLGESGHTRLGWSTEKGDLQAPVGYDGNSFGYRDIDGSKVHKALREKYGEEGYKEEDVIGFYINLPEGGLYAPKPPHLVLYKGQRYACAPDVKEEAPKVVPGVFSVLFLFPCKMGTRKLELRMAGENAACENEYGF
- the LOC122294336 gene encoding protein TRAUCO isoform X1: MDSLQATYRDEDEEDEESVHRFASPTPTPNPDLATTELPPPSSATTAIGPQNDSKPDPISSESEDPASSDTNKSPRSTHNVPTENDNDKENDNDDTTTTTNTTNNNNDEEEEEDEDDDEDPPPKKQKPLSSLTTLPTITNHQHNNAVPMVAEANPPTTTPTTTATTAKKSKKKNNNVWATKSTRKGKKKNKSNNLHNAPAEETVLITPIQKFPDKSDDTPDMKICLSKIYKAEKVELSDDRLSAGSAKGYRMVRATRGVVEGSWYFEIKIVRLGESGHTRLGWSTEKGDLQAPVGYDGNSFGYRDIDGSKVHKALREKYGEEGYKEEDVIGFYINLPEGGLYAPKPPHLVLYKGQRYACAPDVKEEAPKVVPGSEISFFKNGVCQGVAFKDLYGGRYYPAASMYTLPNQPNCVVKFNFGPDFEFFPEDFSGRPVPRPMVEVPYHAFDNQVENGVSTEKKQ